The segment TGTAGACAAATTAAATCATTTAACCATATAAATTTAGATTGATATAGGGGGTTTCAGGTTCAGTGAAAAAGGTAGACTTGCAAACAGCCTTTGAGCAAAATAGTTAAAGAGCAATTGAGAATGATCTGCAAAACCTTGAACAAAAAATGGAGTCGTACTTTAAAAGCATCATCCTCTAAATGGTCAAGACTGACAATTAAAGTGTATTGGAATTCGCTTGTACAGCTCAAAATCCTTGTTGAAACAGCCACGGAAGAAACAAATCAGAATTTGCAAATGAGGCAAACAGAAAAAGAGAAAGCCATTGGAGTTTTCCAGGTCCTGAAAACCAATGTATCTTCAAGCTCAGCAGCTAGTATAGAAGAAGAACTCTATACAAGTCATACAGTGTAGCGATTCTTGGCACCTCTTTCACGTTTTGCATCCTCCTGGAAAACCAAATACAAGCATTTGTTTATATACCCCACACAACTAGGACAAACAAAAAAATAAAGCATTAATATGGAAGATCTGTAACTCAAAAAATAATCCTTACATGAAATATGAAGCCTATAGTTTCCTTATGACCAAGTAACTCTTTCCACTGTTTTCCAATGCTTATCTGCATttaaaccaaaaaagaaaaaaatatatggtTGTAGAATTGCACGATCCATTAAAGAAAATATTGGGTTTTGGAAATTACACAAGTGAAGCAAATTCTGGTTACCTGAGCAGTTTCATTGGTGGCATTCTTGGTCCACAATGCTATTTTTTCCTGCCTGCCTCTCACGTTGACAACTGCTCCACAGATCTCATCGCCATACCGGAACTGTTCTCCGATCAAAGCCAGCAACTAGTAGAGCAGAAGATATAGAAGAGATTAAgccttatatatattttttctattaattatcaaaattttcatgtataaaCAAGTGCGCGGAACAATACCGTGTACAGCCAACACCTATCTGACTTTCCCCTATGGAATGTTACAGACCATTTGCCTCCATTAGCACAAACAGGGTCTTCCCACTTTGGCTCAATCTTATATTTGAAACAATGAAAGTCAGCTCCCACAGCTAGCTTGCTTGGGTGATGAATGTTATTGTAAAGGCTGTAATGAAAGAAAGTTGATGAATGGCAGCAACATAAACAGCATTCTTTCATGATCACGTAACTTACAAACATGGAAGCACCAAGCAATGATTCGAGACTTTTATAGATGAAGAGTTAATGTGTCCCAACAAAATCATATTCCACAAGGTTGGTTGTAATGGATTAAAGAACACCTTAATCACATCCAAATAAAATGAAACAGAGGCTAGGAAACAACATTCACTAGTAGGCAGCTCCACCAAGATCCTTACAGAAAACATTGTTCCATGAAAACATTCGTCATATATCGTACAACAACGATGCAAAAACCAaaacttaatttttctttttgataTTCTTCATGTCTCTATATTTGGGGTTAGTAGCTGTCGGTCTCAACAATTTCATTTTTAAAGTTTGAACTTGAATTTTCTCCTTGAGAATACAATGAAATGAGTCTTACCATTGCACCCAATATATTTAAAACCAAAACTTAACCAAAACTTAATTTAAGTGTAATGAGCAATAGCTCGGAGAGGGGACGGAATAATTCATTATGACAGGCTGATTTCGGTTTAGGTTTCCATTGATAGCAACATACAAAAACCTATACATCACGATGGATCAATTTCAGAAATAAAAAAGAAGTCCTAGGAATAAATGATTTTTAGAACGTTTATTTTCCAAATTTCAAGAAAAGCAAACGTCTACAAAATAACAGCACCGTAATTGgcgagagaaaagaaaaaggaaaaggatTTTCCAGTAAAAATCTTAAAAGAACACAAAAAAGGGAattgaaaaagaagaaagaaaaaaccaCAATAAAATCAatactctgaacgaaaatttaaTGAGAGAGGAAAGAAAAACCTCCAGAATTGTTCAACAgtggaaaaagtgtaaatagCGCGCATAGAACTGCCCCAAGTAGCATGCTTGGATTTGGCAGATGGGTTATCGAACCAGAAGGTCCACAAGTGATCCGGCTGGTGAGGCTGCTCCATTATACCTTTTTTTGGCGAAGGTAACGTCGTATCGTAATCCCCCTCCTCTTTCAGGTTAGGATTACGGTTCTTATTCTCCTCTTCCTTGGTGCTCAACGATTTCAGATTTTCCTCTACCCCCATTCTTTCTTTCGCTTCCCCTTCGTTTTGGATTTCGTTTTCCTCACAAGACACGAAGGCTTTCTTTCCTGTTTAGCTCGTGGATCTTATATATTACGTTAACCCAAACCTAATCACATCGACTTTTTCCATTTAACTAGCAATAATTTACCAATTAAAAAGgagaagtaaataaataaatctacTTCGAATGACTACAACGAATTTGTGATTAACTAATAACAGAACCAATTATACTGAAAATCAAGCAGCATTAGTAAAGGTAGAGGAATGGCCATACTGCTcatgaaaatggagaaaatatttTTAGCTTTTCtatttatgtataaatatatatacgtgTTAGGTTTTGATTTGGTTACAAATATCCCTACAAATATGGctatcattttttttccttttttttttttttttactattattaacaAAGGAGTTATAACACAGGGGATGCTGATGCTGAAGCTGCAACCAAAACTAGTATTTTTACGACACTATTTCCCCCTCTTCACCATCTTCATTCAGAATTGCCTCATCATCCTCGTCTTCCGAATACTCGACCTTGATGAACAAACCCAACTGCTGCAGGGGATTTCCACCATTCCCTCCATGTGATGCTCCATTCACCTGTTCAGAATCACTCTTACGACCATGCAATTGATTATTAGAAAGGGAGCATCCACTTAACATCTCCAGTTCCTTCAAAATCTCCAGGTTCTGCTCAATCTCCGCTGTTTTCTCCATCTGAAAAACCAGCAGGACAAAACTAATGGCATTAGCTGATGCTCTGTTTCATATTTTGTATATACTATATGGTATTACAGTGTTCTAGCCTCTAAAACCCTCCACTATATAAACAGAATAAGGAGAAAAAAGAAAACACAAGAAAAAGATGAATACCTTTTGTAATGCAATTCGAGCAGCTTCTCTTTCTCTTTCCCGTTGCTTTTTCAGCTCAACCTCTGCCTTCATTTTTGCTGCTGCTTCAGCGGCTAAGATTTGAGCTTCAATCTTTGCCTTCTCTGTGAAGGTTCAATCATCATCTATAAGATCTCAAGGAACACTATTGCCTCACAAATACTTAACCAACTTAAAACTACTACTACCAATAGGAACTGGTCCCTGCATGCACCAGAAGGACTAATATTCCTAATCACTCGAAACATATCTCAAATTACCATTAAATATAGATACTCATATATCAAGCCAACCAAACAAATCATTTCATTTCTATCGTTCAAGGATAACCTAAAGATATAAACACACTTGCACATCAAACATGAAAGAAAGCGAAACTGTGGAATATGGTTACAAATGTATTATCGTATAGGAAGGCACATATTGCATCATCCTGATAAGATTGAAATGGCAGACGCAAGCAAGAAAACAAGCTAAGTTTTTTAGCAGTTCACAGATTAAAGCAGTTCAAAATCTATAATGGCAAGTAAAAAGAATTTAAGTGAACAAGTTATTTGATAGAGAGCTTCACTTCATCTTTTTAATTCCATTTGATGAGAGAATTAGAAGACGTTTTCGTTGTTAGCAGCCaaaataaaaaggggaaattgaAAACAATAAAAATGATCAATAATGCAACATAACATAACTACAATGAGTGTGAAGCTTCAAAGATCACCTTCACGCTGCCTTCTTTCCAATCTTTCCTTTTCCTGCTGCAGCTTTACTGGATCAGTTTTATCACACTGTATGACAAGGCAGCTTATATTATCACTAAGAAGACAACATGCAATTTGATATCATGTCACATAATATTCCCAACACAATACTCAAATTATATCTTTGCAAAACTTTACATGATCCAGTAGTGCCTTCTTCTGAGCTTTCAGAATAGTGTCTGCAAAACGACGTTTCAGCATTGCAGCACGGAGAGCCTTCTTTGGTGACATTGGCACATCAAAAGTAGGAGTTGACAATCCTAATCAAATGATAGAAAACAATTAAGTGATTAAGCTTACCACACAAAAAGGATCTAATGGCAACCAGAAACCACATCCATATATAAAGGCAAAAAAGGAAATAGCTCAATAGCTAACACCAGCAAATAAACTGACCTTCACCAGAAGCAGCATCTGTTGGAGTTGTAAGTTGAGAACTATTACATACATTCTCATCATCCAAAGCACTTACAGCCCCTGAATATTTTCAAAAGAATTCCATTACTTGAATCAAGAATCAAGCAGAAAATCATAAAATACAATCAGAATATTTCCCTCACCATTGGAATCCTGATCAGACTTGCTCATTTGTGATGTCAATGTGCTTTTTGCCTGGGAATCCTAGTTTTTGACATAAAATTTTAGTAACATATTTCATGGCACTAATCATAAGAACAATCAGAATCTATTGCTATAAAAGCAGTAATCTATACCAATTTAGAGACATCAGCAATACACACCCTAAGATCTCCACCCAATGATCTTTCCGAAGTCACATCTACACCGAACAAAAAAAATAAGTTATAAGTTATGCTTAAAATTACAGAACAGATTTAGCACCAGAAATAATCAAAACTAACCGCTGGAAGATGCATGGTATGAATCACTAGGAAGGCTGCATTGACACTTAATGTTGCCACATGAACTGCATCTGCAGGCACCTGGGCTCAATGGTGGCTTGGCATTGATAGACCCCTGGGAACAGCCACCACTACCACTACCGGTGCCTATAAGACACATTGCAAATTAGCTCCAATAAAGAGCCCTAAAGCAGAAAGCATATTCTGCCATTTCATACCTTTTTGTAAGCTTTTTCCTGCCAATTCGCTCACACGGTTCTGTGCCGGTTTAGCAAGCTCAACCTATTAATAAGCCAAGAAACTCAGCATCCAAAGCAATGCAAACTTCTATAGTAACAAACATGAAAGGAGCAAAACACTACTTCAAAGTAAAAATGCTGACAGCAAAACAACAATAAATATAACTCTGATTTGCTTTACAATTGTCAATTCCAATATTGTTCTGTAACAATAAATTGAATTACACCAATTCAGAATCAGGAGTAAACACAAGCATAGTTGTTTACAAATATTATAGACAGTAATCACCTCAGCAGCTCTTGCATTCAGAGGCAGCTTCGCAACCTTCTCCTCAGATGCCTTTGACTTCTTGGGCAGAGAGCTATTCCGGGATAGAAGTGTTTTAGGACACTGCTGACTTGATTCATTAACATCTTTCACTCGCACACTAGAAACCTTC is part of the Gossypium arboreum isolate Shixiya-1 chromosome 5, ASM2569848v2, whole genome shotgun sequence genome and harbors:
- the LOC108452991 gene encoding eukaryotic translation initiation factor 4E-2 produces the protein MGVEENLKSLSTKEEENKNRNPNLKEEGDYDTTLPSPKKGIMEQPHQPDHLWTFWFDNPSAKSKHATWGSSMRAIYTFSTVEQFWSLYNNIHHPSKLAVGADFHCFKYKIEPKWEDPVCANGGKWSVTFHRGKSDRCWLYTLLALIGEQFRYGDEICGAVVNVRGRQEKIALWTKNATNETAQISIGKQWKELLGHKETIGFIFHEDAKRERGAKNRYTV
- the LOC108452988 gene encoding transcription factor GTE12-like isoform X2 — translated: MIAAGSVVPKLKLKIKFPSQKIEDQSFEWGQQLSSSFDGKKTSPAGNSKETSIAHKREPEGVNVGGPPEKRRKMDRCMTQQCSALLKALMKHPAGWVFNQPVDPKALQIPDYFSIIKNPMDLGTIKSKLGKNIYLGTDEFVADIRLTFSNAMLYNPPSNNVHKMAEEMKEFFEARWKSLEEKCNQENIRVGQGKVSSVRVKDVNESSQQCPKTLLSRNSSLPKKSKASEEKVAKLPLNARAAEVELAKPAQNRVSELAGKSLQKGTGSGSGGCSQGSINAKPPLSPGACRCSSCGNIKCQCSLPSDSYHASSSDVTSERSLGGDLRDSQAKSTLTSQMSKSDQDSNGAVSALDDENVCNSSQLTTPTDAASGEGLSTPTFDVPMSPKKALRAAMLKRRFADTILKAQKKALLDHCDKTDPVKLQQEKERLERRQREEKAKIEAQILAAEAAAKMKAEVELKKQREREREAARIALQKMEKTAEIEQNLEILKELEMLSGCSLSNNQLHGRKSDSEQVNGASHGGNGGNPLQQLGLFIKVEYSEDEDDEAILNEDGEEGEIVS
- the LOC108452988 gene encoding transcription factor GTE12-like isoform X1, whose protein sequence is MIAAGSVVPKLKLKIKFPSQKIEDQSFEWGQQLSSSFDGKKTSPAGNSKETSIAHKREPEGVNVGGPPEKRRKMDRCMTQQCSALLKALMKHPAGWVFNQPVDPKALQIPDYFSIIKNPMDLGTIKSKLGKNIYLGTDEFVADIRLTFSNAMLYNPPSNNVHKMAEEMKEFFEARWKSLEEKCNQENIRVGQGKVSSVRVKDVNESSQQCPKTLLSRNSSLPKKSKASEEKVAKLPLNARAAEVELAKPAQNRVSELAGKSLQKGTGSGSGGCSQGSINAKPPLSPGACRCSSCGNIKCQCSLPSDSYHASSSDVTSERSLGGDLRVCIADVSKLDSQAKSTLTSQMSKSDQDSNGAVSALDDENVCNSSQLTTPTDAASGEGLSTPTFDVPMSPKKALRAAMLKRRFADTILKAQKKALLDHCDKTDPVKLQQEKERLERRQREEKAKIEAQILAAEAAAKMKAEVELKKQREREREAARIALQKMEKTAEIEQNLEILKELEMLSGCSLSNNQLHGRKSDSEQVNGASHGGNGGNPLQQLGLFIKVEYSEDEDDEAILNEDGEEGEIVS